From a region of the Corvus cornix cornix isolate S_Up_H32 chromosome 2, ASM73873v5, whole genome shotgun sequence genome:
- the EMC2 gene encoding ER membrane protein complex subunit 2 — translation MAKVSEMYDVTWEDMRDKMRKWREENYRNSEQIVDVGEELINEYASKLGDDIWIIYEQVMIAALDCSRDDLALFCLQELRRQFPGSHRVKRLTGMRFEAMERYEDAIQLYDRILQEDSTNTAARKRKIAIRKAQGKNLEAIRELNEYLEQFVGDQEAWHELAELYINEHDYAKAAFCLEELMMTNPHNHLYCQQYAEVKYTQGGLENLELSRKYFAQALKLNNRNMRALFGLYMSASHIASNPKASAKMKKDNMKYASWAANQINRAYQFAGRSKKETKYSLKAVEDMLETLQITQS, via the exons ATGGCGAAGGTGTCGGAGATGTACGACGTGACTTGGGAAG ATATGCGTGACAAAATGAGGAAATGGAGGGAAGAAAACTACCGAAACAGTGAACAGATAGTGGATGTTGGAGAAGAGTTAATTAATGAATATGCATCTAAACTTGGAGATGACA TTTGGATAATTTATGAACAGGTGATGATTGCTGCCCTGGACTGCAGTCGAGATGATTTGGCATTG TTTTGTCTTCAGGAGCTCAGGCGGCAGTTTCCTGGGAGCCACAGAGTTAAACGGTTAACTGGAATGCGATTTGAAGCTATGGAAAG GTATGAAGATGCTATCCAGTTATATGATAGAATTTTACAAGAAGATTCAACTAACACA GCAGCAAGAAAGCGTAAGATTGCCATTCGAAAAGCCCAGGGGAAAAATCTCGAGGCCATCCGAGAGCTGAATGAGTATCTGGAACA ATTTGTTGGTGACCAAGAAGCTTGGCATGAACTTGCAGAACTTTACATCAATGAACATGA CTATGCAAAGGCAGCCTTCTGCTTAGAGGAGCTTATGATGACTAATCCACACAACCACTTATATTGTCAGCAATATGCTGAA GTTAAATACACTCAGGGGGGGCTTGAAAACCTTGAGCTATCAAGAAAGTATTTTGCACAAGCACTGAAGCTTAACAACAGAAATATGAGAGCTCTATTTGGACTTTATATG TCTGCCAGTCATATTGCTTCCAATCCAAAAGCAagtgcaaaaatgaaaaaagataatATGAAATATGCCAGCTGGGCAGCAAACCAAATAAACAGAGCATACCAG